In one Corallococcus sp. EGB genomic region, the following are encoded:
- a CDS encoding type II toxin-antitoxin system PemK/MazF family toxin: protein MSAAPKLIRRGDLFWCEPDEARGSIPPIAHPYLVIQDDVFNRSRIHTVIVCALTSNLRKASEPGNVLLEVGEGNLVKQSVVVVSQVSSVEKSRLGERIGALSDARVEQVLAGLRFQQASFFRD from the coding sequence ATGAGCGCGGCCCCGAAGCTGATCCGCCGAGGCGACCTGTTCTGGTGTGAGCCGGACGAGGCCCGAGGCTCCATCCCGCCCATCGCGCACCCCTACCTCGTCATCCAGGACGACGTCTTCAACCGCTCCCGCATCCACACGGTCATCGTCTGCGCCCTGACCTCCAATCTGAGAAAGGCAAGCGAGCCCGGCAACGTGTTGCTCGAAGTGGGGGAGGGCAACCTGGTGAAGCAGAGCGTCGTGGTCGTGTCCCAGGTGTCCTCGGTGGAGAAGTCGAGGCTCGGTGAGCGCATCGGGGCGCTCTCTGACGCGAGGGTTGAACAGGTCCTCGCGGGCCTGCGCTTCCAGCAGGCCTCGTTCTTCCGCGACTGA
- a CDS encoding CPBP family intramembrane glutamic endopeptidase: protein MKAVFRDGEGRLRNGWKGLGFVVVSSVLAGILMWLQTLLPAAVRSFVPNPFFGFLGVLLVSLDFLYLEKQPLTSLGMSLGRRAGRELGMGVLAGVGLVSLVALGAWAAGGYHLERAANAQLTAVVKAAWLMLGVGLFEEALFHGYLFQRAIRGLGERWAQVVISLLFCLAHPFNTEMEVPTRIVAMVTTFLAGWMLGLCYLRTRHLALSVGVHMGWNWFLGMMGFGVSGKESHGWWMPVFQGRPEWVTGGAYGLEASVFGVVVLGLAIIALTRWKGSAAQEPRAMARPVEAPAPQG from the coding sequence ATGAAGGCTGTTTTCCGGGATGGCGAAGGGCGCTTGCGCAACGGCTGGAAGGGCCTGGGCTTCGTCGTGGTGTCCTCCGTGCTGGCCGGCATCCTGATGTGGCTCCAGACGTTGCTGCCCGCCGCCGTGAGGTCGTTCGTGCCGAATCCGTTCTTCGGCTTCCTTGGCGTGCTGCTTGTGAGCCTCGACTTCCTGTACCTCGAAAAGCAGCCCCTGACGTCGCTCGGCATGTCACTGGGCCGGAGGGCCGGCCGTGAGCTGGGCATGGGAGTACTGGCGGGCGTGGGGCTCGTGAGCCTGGTGGCACTCGGCGCCTGGGCGGCCGGTGGCTACCATCTGGAGCGCGCCGCGAATGCCCAGCTGACCGCGGTCGTGAAGGCGGCCTGGTTGATGCTGGGCGTCGGCCTCTTCGAGGAGGCGCTGTTCCACGGCTACCTCTTCCAGCGCGCCATCCGGGGTCTGGGCGAGCGTTGGGCGCAGGTGGTCATCTCCCTCCTCTTCTGCCTCGCGCACCCGTTCAACACGGAGATGGAGGTCCCCACGCGCATCGTGGCGATGGTCACCACCTTCCTCGCGGGCTGGATGCTGGGCCTGTGCTACCTGCGCACGCGGCACCTCGCGCTGTCGGTCGGCGTGCACATGGGCTGGAACTGGTTCCTGGGCATGATGGGCTTCGGCGTCAGCGGCAAGGAGTCCCACGGCTGGTGGATGCCCGTCTTCCAGGGTCGCCCGGAGTGGGTCACGGGCGGCGCCTACGGCCTGGAGGCGTCTGTCTTCGGCGTCGTTGTGCTGGGTCTGGCAATCATTGCCCTGACGCGCTGGAAGGGTTCCGCCGCGCAGGAACCGAGGGCGATGGCCCGCCCTGTAGAGGCTCCCGCACCCCAAGGGTAG